A stretch of DNA from bacterium:
AGAAGGCGAAGAAGGGGTCGCGCACCTCTGGTTCGGCGGTCGATGGGACCGGCGTGGCCCACAGGTGGTCATCGGCGCCGCGGGCGGGGCCGACGACGGACAGCAGCGCCGCCAGGATGGCGGCCGCGAGCAACGGATTTCCCATGCGTGCCGGTCCCTTTCGGTCTATCCTGGCGGCGGCGCGGATCGTGTCGGCCGCGGACGGTTCGGGAACACGGGAGGCAAGATAGCATGGCAGACCACGTCAGGGAATCTTTGCGGGGGTTGGCGCCTTTGGGCCTGTTCCTGGCCGTTGGCCTGATCGTCGCGGCCTGGATCGGCGCGGACGCCCTGCGCGACGTCCGCCCCTCGGGGCAGGCGATCGTGGTGAAGGGCTACGCCGAGCGCATGGTCACCTCCGACCTGGCCACCTGGTCGGGCAGCTTCTCGTTCCGCGCGACATCGCTGGCCGAGGCCTACCAGGGCCTCGAGCGCGACCGCGCCAAGGTGCAGGCCTTCCTGGCCGCCCGCGGCCTGCCCCAGAGCGCCGTGATCCTGCAGCCGGTGATGACCGAGACGCTCCAGCGCGTGTCGGAGGCCGGCCACATGACCAACGTCGTGGAGGGCTACGTGCTGCGCCAGCAGGTGCGCGTCGAGTCCGCCGACGTGAAGCAGGTGGAGTCCGTCGCGCGCGCCGCCACCGACCTGATCAAGGACGGCGTCGCCTTCGAGTCCTGGCAGCCCGAGTACTTCGTGGCGCACCTGGACGCATTCAAGCTCGAGCTGCTGGGCGAGGCCACCCGCAACGCCCGCGAGCGCGCCGAGATGCTGGCCGGCAACAGCGGCAGCAAGGCCGGCAAGCTGCAGTCGGCGAGCCAGGGCGTCTTCCAGATCACGCCGGCCAACTCGACCATGGTCGACGACTACGGCACCTACGACACCTCGACCATCGAGAAGGTGGTCAAGGCCGTGGTCACCGTGTCCTACGGCATCGACTGATCTTGCCGACGCCTCCGTCCCCTCCCGGGCCGCCCCCGCGGGCGGCCCTTCCCCATCGCGGCCCGGAACTTCCTTATCTTGTCGATGCCGCCCCGGCGCGGCGCTTGCTGCGTCCGTCCGGAGCCCCCGAACCAGAGGTGCAAGCCATGCGTACCGCAACGATCCGTGGCATTTTGCCGCCGCGCGTCTCCCTGCCGGCAGTCGCGTCGACCGCCGTCCTGCTCGCTGCCGGCCTCGCCGCCGCCGCGACGGGCAACGCCGTCTCCGCTCCCGACACCCTGGACAGCCGCCCGCCGCTGGTGGCGGTGCTGTACCCGGCCGGCGGCGAGACGCTGCAGGCCGCCGCCCAGGAGACGCTGCGCTGGAGCGTGGACGAGACGAGCTGGGGCGCCGCGCCGGCCGCGATCACCGTGACGGTGTTCGACGGCGCCGAGGTGCTCGCGCAGGCGCTGGTGCCGCCCGACCCGGCCGGCCAGTACGCCTGGATCTGGACCGTCCCCGACAACGCGACGGCCGCGGCCATGCTGGCGGTGGAGGCCGTGGACCGCTTCGGCGGGATCGGCGCCGACCAGGGGAACCTCTTCACGATCGAGGGCGGCGGCACCGGGACGCCCCCGGCCGCGACGGTCGACCGTCTCGGCCCGGTGCATCCCAACCCCTTCAATCCCGGCACCACCGTGGCCTTCGACCTGCGCGCCGCGGCCGTGATCGAGCTGACGATCTTCGACGTACGCGGCCGCGAGATGGCCACCCTCGCCCAGGGCGAGCGGCCGGCCGGCCGCCACGCCGCGGCCTGGGACGGGCGCGGCCCCGACGGCCGGGCCGCCCCGAGCGGCACGTACTTCGCGCGCCTGAGCGTGCGCGGCGCCGACCGCCGCGACGAGCTGACGGCGCGGCTCACCCTCGTGAAATAGCAGGAGGCCGACGATGACGACCCGCAAGTTCCGACGCAGCCTCCTGGCCCTGGCCCTGCTGGCCGCCGCCCTGCCGGCCGCCGCGCTCTTGGCCGGCGCCACCCGCCAGGGCGAGCCCTCGCGCCGCGCCGCGCCCGTCGACGGCACCCGCGTCGAGGCGCTGCAGGCGCAGTCCCGCGACCTGGCGGCCGGCGCCGCGGCCCGGCGCACGCCGCGGTACCGGGAGCTGCTCGCGGCCACCGATGGTCCGCAGGGCGCCCTGAACCGGGACACCTCGCTGATGCTGGTCGGCACCGAACGGGGCCGGCCCCTGTTCCTGCAGACGCTGAACCTCGTCGCCGCGCAGACCGTCGGCACCGACCGGTTGTGGCCGGGCGGCGCCACGGGCCTGGACCTCGACGGCGCCAACGCGGCCGGAGAGTTGGCCGTGTGGGACGCCGGCGCCGTGTTGACCTCCCACCAGGAATTCGGGGGTCGGGCCGTCGTGCAGGACGGCTCGCCGTCGGTCCACTACCACGCCACGCACGTGGGGGGCACGATGGCCGCCGCCGGCGTCGACCCGCTGGCGCACGGCATGTCGTCGGCCGCGTGGCTGGACAGCTACGACTGGACCGACGACGAGACCGAGATGGCCGCGGCCGCCGCGCAGGGCCTGCTGATCTCCAACCACAGCTACTCGTTCGTCGCCGGCTGGTACTACAACAGCACCCAGGCGGCCTGGTACTGGTACGGCGACGTCGCCGTCAGCCAGACGCAGGACCCCGGCTTCGGCATCTACAGCAGCTACTCGCAGGATTGGGACCAGACCGCCCACGACGCCCCGTACTACCTGATCGTCTGCGCCGCGGGCAACGACCGCTCCAACTACGGCCCCGGCCCCGGTGGCCTGCACTACTACTGGGACCCCGGCCTGAACGACTGG
This window harbors:
- a CDS encoding SIMPL domain-containing protein (The SIMPL domain is named for its presence in mouse protein SIMPL (signalling molecule that associates with mouse pelle-like kinase). Bacterial member BP26, from Brucella, was shown to assemble into a channel-like structure, while YggE from E. coli has been associated with resistance to oxidative stress.), whose amino-acid sequence is MADHVRESLRGLAPLGLFLAVGLIVAAWIGADALRDVRPSGQAIVVKGYAERMVTSDLATWSGSFSFRATSLAEAYQGLERDRAKVQAFLAARGLPQSAVILQPVMTETLQRVSEAGHMTNVVEGYVLRQQVRVESADVKQVESVARAATDLIKDGVAFESWQPEYFVAHLDAFKLELLGEATRNARERAEMLAGNSGSKAGKLQSASQGVFQITPANSTMVDDYGTYDTSTIEKVVKAVVTVSYGID
- a CDS encoding FlgD immunoglobulin-like domain containing protein, whose protein sequence is MRTATIRGILPPRVSLPAVASTAVLLAAGLAAAATGNAVSAPDTLDSRPPLVAVLYPAGGETLQAAAQETLRWSVDETSWGAAPAAITVTVFDGAEVLAQALVPPDPAGQYAWIWTVPDNATAAAMLAVEAVDRFGGIGADQGNLFTIEGGGTGTPPAATVDRLGPVHPNPFNPGTTVAFDLRAAAVIELTIFDVRGREMATLAQGERPAGRHAAAWDGRGPDGRAAPSGTYFARLSVRGADRRDELTARLTLVK